DNA sequence from the Desulfovibrio sp. genome:
ATCCATTCTATGCCTTGTTGCAAGAAATATTTCCTTCTCTTGATGTGCCAGCCAGTAATAATGCTTATGTAGTTTTATCTATCAGCTGCATTGTATTGCTGGTGTTCATAATAAAAAATATTTTTTCGGCATTGGTTGCTATAAAAACGGCAGGACTTGGAGAAGACATTTCTGTATATATTAGCGAAAAGCTTATGTACCGATACCTGCATTGTACTTATGACGTACATATTTCAGGTTATCGAACTCACTTGGATACTGCTATGCAATCAAGAGAAAGCGTAGCCCCACTACTCACTCAGATGTTGAATGTATATACATATGCGATTACTGCCCTAATTTTACTATTTTTTTTACTTTCAGCAACTCCACTAGCGATAACCAGCAGCATAGTTGTAATTGGATTCATTGCGTGGGCAAGCTACAAATTACAAAAAAAGAACATAGACAATGCTGGAAAAAACATAGCAGGCTCACTCGCTACGCAGTTTAAAATCCAGCAAGACGTTGTTCAAGGCATTCGTGAAGTCCTGGCCTACAGACAACAGAAAACTTTTTATAAGGCATTTTCTCACACTATACGCCATTGCATGCCAAGCCGCATCACTATTGCCATTGCCCCTCCTGTCCCTGGATGGATATTGGAGTGCATGGGCATTTCTATCATTCCCACCACAGTAGCGGTTCTTATTTGGAAAAATGCTGCTGACATGGTGACTATTGCCAGTGTGGTATCACTCGTGCTGCTCTGTGCTTGGCGAATCTTGCCGATGATAAGCCGTTCCTTGTCATCATTCATCGCGATCTCTGGCTTCAGACCAATGGCTTTAATGTTTTTAGATGCGTTGGATTTATTAGAGAAACAACCCAGCGCACCGTTGGCCGAACCAGATCCTACCTTTTGTTTCAACCAAAATATTACATTTGCAGATGTTGGATATGAATATCCCGGCAGCCCCAGCAAAGTATTACACCATGTAAATTTTACGTTAAAGAAGGGAATGCAATACGGTTTTGTTGGAATATCAGGCGCGGGAAAAAGCACGCTTGCCGCTTTGTGTAGTGGATTGCTTACTCCATCTGAAGGACAAATCCTTGTTGACGGAATTCCTCTAGAAGGGGCAAGGCTTGCAGCATATATGAATACCGTTGGCTATGTACCTCAAAATCCATATATATTGCAGGGTTCTGTAGCTGAAAACGTGGCTTTTAGCCAGTGGGGGCTCCCCTACAACCCTAACGATGTATTGGCGGCCTGCCGTCATGCTGCAATCGATTTTGTTCAAAAAATCGAAGAAGTAGAGCGTCCCGTAGGGGCGGGAGGGGCGGGACTCTCTGGAGG
Encoded proteins:
- a CDS encoding ABC transporter ATP-binding protein, which encodes MLGSTSVYNVLFKDTVRVYEILSPALQWRFWKLFALMLSGALLEVTAISTLSLLGISIAAMDNFKKHPFYALLQEIFPSLDVPASNNAYVVLSISCIVLLVFIIKNIFSALVAIKTAGLGEDISVYISEKLMYRYLHCTYDVHISGYRTHLDTAMQSRESVAPLLTQMLNVYTYAITALILLFFLLSATPLAITSSIVVIGFIAWASYKLQKKNIDNAGKNIAGSLATQFKIQQDVVQGIREVLAYRQQKTFYKAFSHTIRHCMPSRITIAIAPPVPGWILECMGISIIPTTVAVLIWKNAADMVTIASVVSLVLLCAWRILPMISRSLSSFIAISGFRPMALMFLDALDLLEKQPSAPLAEPDPTFCFNQNITFADVGYEYPGSPSKVLHHVNFTLKKGMQYGFVGISGAGKSTLAALCSGLLTPSEGQILVDGIPLEGARLAAYMNTVGYVPQNPYILQGSVAENVAFSQWGLPYNPNDVLAACRHAAIDFVQKIEEVERPVGAGGAGLSGGQQQRLSIARALYAKPDILIFDEATSSLDQANEKAILNTISTLKGKMTVIMIAHRLATLEMCDYIYWIEDGSIKEHGKVDIMLHKYKKQLDEKSSI